In Eucalyptus grandis isolate ANBG69807.140 chromosome 4, ASM1654582v1, whole genome shotgun sequence, the following proteins share a genomic window:
- the LOC104441311 gene encoding ent-kaurenoic acid oxidase 2 yields MELASSFSSASFLMLVALMTPAWMVLAWLLKHANWYLYETQLDRERRRSLPPGDLGWPFIGNMWSFLRAFKSGDPDSFMSSFVTRFGNTGIYKAFMFGSPSVIVTMPEPCRRVLTDDEKFQPGWPISTMKLIGRKSFIGISYEEHKRLRRLTATPVNGHESLSLYMGYIEENVISALDKWSKMGQIEFLTELRKLTFRIIMYIFLSSESEPALEALEREYTTLNYGVRAMAINLPGFAYHKALKARKNLVAIFQSIVEERRNQMKTKVSAKKDMLDALLEVEDENGRKLDNEEIIDVLLMYLNAGHESSGHITMWATIFLQENQEFLKKAKEEQEEIMKKRPPTQKGLTLKEFRQMEYLSKVIDETLRLITFSLVVFREAKSDVSMNGYTIPQGWKVLVWFRTVHLDPEIYPNPNKFDPSRWDNYIPRAGSFLPFGAGSRMCPGNDLAKLEIAIFLHHFLLNYRLERLNPGCATRYLPHSRPKDNCLARVIALSSPFA; encoded by the exons ATGGAGCTCGCTTCCTCCTTTTCCTCTGCTTCGTTTCTGATGCTCGTGGCATTGATGACGCCGGCATGGATGGTTCTGGCCTGGCTTCTCAAGCATGCAAATTGGTACTTGTACGAGACCCAGCTGGATAGGGAGCGACGACGCTCGTTACCTCCCGGTGATCTCGGATGGCCTTTCATTGGGAACATGTGGTCCTTCCTCAGGGCATTCAAGTCTGGCGATCCTGATTCCTTCATGTCCTCCTTCGTCACCag ATTTGGTAATACCGGAATCTACAAGGCCTTCATGTTTGGGAGCCCGAGCGTGATTGTGACCATGCCTGAGCCATGCCGAAGAGTGTTGACCGATGATGAGAAATTCCAGCCTGGTTGGCCCATTTCAACAATGAAATTGATCGGGAGGAAATCATTTATAGGGATTTCATATGAAGAACACAAAAGGCTTAGGCGTTTGACTGCCACTCCTGTCAATGGTCACGAATCTTTATCTCTGTATATGGGATACATTGAAGAAAATGTCATATCTGCACTTGATAAGTGGTCAAAGATGGGGCAAATTGAGTTCTTGACTGAACTTCGGAAGCTCACCTTCAGGATAATCATGTATATCTTTCTTAGCTCAGAGAGTGAACCGGCGTTGGAGGCTTTAGAAAGGGAATACACCACTCTCAATTACGGTGTTAGAGCCATGGCAATCAACCTTCCAGGATTTGCTTATCACAAAGCACTCAAG GCTCGGAAAAATCTAGTGGCAATATTCCAGTCCATAGTGGAGGAACGACGGAATCAGATGAAGACTAAGGTTTCTGCAAAGAAGGACATGCTGGATGCCCTACTAGAAGTGGAAGACGAAAATGGTCGAAAGTTGGACAACGAGGAAATCATTGATGTGTTATTAATGTACTTAAATGCGGGCCACGAATCTTCCGGTCACATCACGATGTGGGCGACTATCTTCCTACAAGAGAATCAGGAGTTCCTCAAGAAAGCCAAG GAGGAGCAAGAAGAGATCATGAAGAAGAGACCGCCAACACAAAAGGGTTTGACCCTGAAGGAATTTCGGCAGATGGAATACTTGTCCAAG GTCATTGACGAAACACTTCGCTTGATCACATTCTCACTGGTGGTTTTTCGTGAAGCAAAATCAGATGTCAGTATGAATG GTTACACTATTCCTCAGGGTTGGAAAGTTCTGGTGTGGTTCAGAACCGTTCATTTGGATCCCGAAATATATCCAAATCCAAATAAATTTGATCCTTCCAGATGGGAT AATTACATACCCAGAGCAGGAAGTTTTCTTCCCTTTGGAGCAGGAAGCAGGATGTGCCCTGGAAATGATCTCGCAAAGCTTGAAATAGCGATTTTCCTGCATCATTTCCTTCTTAACTATAG GCTCGAACGACTCAATCCCGGATGTGCAACAAGGTACTTGCCCCATTCGAGGCCGAAAGATAACTGCCTAGCACGAGTCATAGCACTCTCATCTCCATTCGCATAA
- the LOC104441312 gene encoding glutathione S-transferase zeta class produces MISIPPLLASYALSVAKPCLLSRSLLLLRSPAKRSIMAAAAATGGGAATGAGSPPAKLKLFSYWRSSCSFRVRFALNLKGLEYEYVPVNLLKGEQFGAEFSKINPIHYVPALADGDFVLADSFAILMYLEEKYPHHRPLLPSDLEKRAINYQAANIVSASIQPLQNIYVLKFLEEKVSPSEPLSWVQYHIGRGFSALEKVLADHAGKYATGDEVCLADVFLAPQIYAAVKRFNVDMSQFPILSKLHEAYSEIPAFQDAMPENQPDAPQPQA; encoded by the exons ATGATATCCATTCCGCCGTTATTAGCCAGCTACGCACTGTCAGTGGCGAAGCCTTGCTtgctctctcgctcgctcttgcTCCTTCGATCGCCGGCGAAGCGTTCGATCATG gcggcggcggcggcgacgggcggtgGTGCGGCGACCGGGGCGGGCTCCCCGCCGGCGAAGCTGAAGCTGTTCAGCTACTGGAGGAGCTCCTGCTCGTTCCGCGTCCGTTTCGCCCTCAACTTGAAAG GGCTGGAGTACGAGTACGTGCCTGTGAATTTGCTGAAGGGGGAGCAATTCGGTGCTG AGTTCTCAAAGATTAATCCAATTCATTATGTGCCTGCGTTGGCTGATGGGGACTTTGTACTGGCAGACTCATTTGCTATCCTAATG TATTTAGAAGAGAAATATCCTCATCACCGCCCACTTTTGCCCAGTGATCTGGAGAAAAGGGCAATCAACTATCAG GCTGCAAATATTGTTTCTGCAAGCATACAACCTCTTCAGAATATCTATGTTCTG AAATTTCTTGAGGAGAAAGTTAGTCCCAGTGAGCCGCTTTCTTGGGTTCAATATCACATTGGAAGGGGCTTTTCAG CACTTGAGAAGGTGTTAGCAGACCATGCTGGAAAATATGCAACGGGAGATGAAGTTTGCCTG GCCGATGTTTTCCTGGCACCCCAGATTTATGCGGCAGTCAAGAGGTTCAATGTCGACATG AGTCAATTTCCTATCTTGTCAAAGTTGCACGAGGCATACAGTGAGATACCTGCTTTTCAAGATGCCATGCCGGAAAACCAGCCAGATGCTCCTCAACCGCAAGCTTAG
- the LOC104441313 gene encoding uncharacterized protein LOC104441313 — MAVRQRLPDLIRSLKRELNPPRPSSQLLLPSLRRAFSLYDQINLIDNVPDDQLRFQQYTETGFKVSGVMYEGSLLCVGNLLMSWSPQKFSDITPDSLSIFQTVRPIPELLLLGCGRDIQPVDPDLRRFIRSTGMKLEVLDSRNASSTYNILNEEGRIVAAALLPFGTTS; from the exons ATGGCGGTGAGGCAGAGGCTCCCCGATCTCATCCGCAGCCTGAAGCGCGAGCTGAACCCTCCTCGGCCCTCCAGCCAGCTCCTCCTCCCCTCGCTCCGGCGCGCCTTCTCCCTCTACGACCAGATCAACCTCATCGACAACGTCCCCGACGACCAGCTCCGGTTCCAACA GTACACGGAGACGGGTTTCAAGGTGAGCGGAGTGATGTACGAGGGGAGCTTGCTCTGCGTGGGGAATCTGCTGATGTCCTGGAGCCCGCAGAAGTTCTCTGACATAACTCCTGACAG cttGTCCATCTTCCAGACTGTTCGACCCATACCAG AGCTTCTCCTCCTTGGCTGCGGGAGGGACATACAACCTGTTGATCCTGATCTTCGGCGTTTCATACGGTCTACTGGCATGAAGTTAGAAGTTCTTGACTCG AGAAACGCCTCATCAACTTACAACATACTGAATGAGGAAGGAAGGATAGTAGCTGCTGCATTGCTTCCATTCGGAACAACTTCTTAA